A genomic segment from Mastomys coucha isolate ucsf_1 unplaced genomic scaffold, UCSF_Mcou_1 pScaffold7, whole genome shotgun sequence encodes:
- the Gadd45g gene encoding growth arrest and DNA damage-inducible protein GADD45 gamma codes for MTLEEVRGQDTVPESTARMQGAGKALHELLLSAQRQGCLTAGVYESAKVLNVDPDNVTFCVLAADEEDEGDIALQIHFTLIQAFCCENDIDIVRVGDVQRLAAIVGADDEGGAPGDLHCILISNPNEDTWKDPALEKLSLFCEESRSFNDWVPSITLPE; via the exons ATGACTCTGGAAGAAGTCCGTGGCCAGGATACAGTTCCGGAAAGCACAGCCAG GATGCAGGGCGCCGGGAAAGCACTGCACGAACTTCTGCTGTCGGCGCAGCGCCAGGGCTGTCTGACCGCTGGCGTCTACGAGTCCGCCAAAGTCCTAAATGT GGACCCTGACAACGTGACCTTTTGCGTGCTGGCTGCCGATGAGGAAGATGAGGGCGACATAGCGCTGCAGATCCATTTCACGTTGATCCAGGCGTTCTGCTGCGAGAACGACATTGACATCGTGCGCGTGGGAGACGTGCAGAGGCTGGCGGCGATCGTGGGCGCCGACGACGAAGGGGGGGCGCCGGGAGACCTGCATTGCATCCTCATTTCG aatccTAATGAGGATACATGGAAGGACCCTGCCTTGGAGAAGCTCAGTTTGTTCTGCGAGGAGAGCCGCAGCTTCAACGACTGGGTGCCCAGCATCACCCTTCCCGAGTGA